GGCTGGCGGTCGGTTCGCCCCACTTCACCAGCCAGTTGGGCTGAATACCGAGGAACAGAATGAGCCCAGCGAGAATATAGGCGGGCAGTTTTTCAGAAAAGGTGACCTTGGGGAAATAGGCGATCGCATTGTCTAGCCGCCCAAAGCAGGTGCGGTTGAGCAGAATCACGAAGTAGACCGCCGTCAGGCCCGTGCCAATCACCCCCAGCAGGGTCTGCACCGGGTAGGCGGCATAGCTGCCCTGAAACACCAGAAACTCCGTCACGAACCCCACCAGTCCGGGGATACCGGCGCTGGCCATGCCCCCCAGCACCAGCAGCGCGCTGACCATGGGCAGCCCTCGCACCGGGTTCATTAGCCCGTTCAGCACGTCCAGTTCGCGGGTGCCGACTTTGGTCTCAATCACCCCGACCAGGTGAAACAGAATGGCCAGAATAATGCCGTGGGAAACCATTTGGCTCACCGCCCCGGTCAGTGCCAAGTCGGTCATCGCCGCGCCGCCCAGCAGCACGTAGCCCATGTGGCCAATCGAACTATAGGCCACCATGCGCTTGATGTCTTTTTGGGCGATCGCCGTCACCGCTCCATAGAGCACGCTCACCGCTGCCCACCCCGCCAGGTAGGGCGAAAACTGCGCCCAGGCATCGGGGAACAGCCCCAGACCAAAGCGAAATAGACCGTAGGTACCCAGCTTAGCCAGCACCCCGCCCAGCATCATCGCCACCGGGGTCGAGGCCGACACATAGGTATCGGGCAGCCAGGTGTGAAACGGCACCAGGGGAATTTTGATGCCAAAGGCCACCAGCAGCAGCCCTAGCAGCACTCCCTGCCACACCATCGGCAGGTCGTGGCCCATCACCGCGTAGTAGGTAAAGTCTTTAGCGCCGCTGAGCCAGACGGTACCGAGGAACCCGGCCAGCATCAGCGCGCCAGACAGCGCCGTGTAGAGCAAAAACTTGGTAGCCGCATAGGCTTTCTTCTCGCCGCCCCAGATAGCAATCAGCAGATACAGGGGCACCAGTTCAATCTCGTAGAGCAAGAAGAACAGCATCAGGTTTTGAGCCACAAAGGCTCCTGCCACACCGCTGCTCACCAGCAGCATCAGACTGTAAAAGAGCCGAGGTCGCTCAATTTGTGGGTTACTGCTCCAAATCGCGATCCAGGTGATCAGGCTGTTCAGCGCCACCATCAGCAGCGAGAGGCCGTCCAGACTGAGTTCGTAGTTGAGCCCTAGGGCAGGCAGCCAGGGCAAAAATTCGTGGAACTGAAAGCCGCCAAAGGCTAGATCAAACTGAGTGAATAGATAAAGAGTCCACAGCAGGGCGGCCCCGGAGGCAATTAGGGCACCGTTGCGGGCCTGTTGGCTGGGGAGGCCTGGCCAAAGGGAAATGGCGATCGCCCCGAGGAGAGGGATTAGGAGGAGGGGAGTGAGCATGGTGTTGGTGGATGGGTAGGGGGTGGATGGGTAGGGGGTGGATGGGTAGGGGGTGATGGGGTGATGGGTGACGGGGGATTAAACGCCCCAACTTCCTTGCTCCCCCACTCCACAGCTGTCTAAAACAGCGCCGATAGCGCCTGCCAGTTCATCAAAATCCCGAGTCCGGCAACGCCGAGGGCAATGGTGAGCACATAGAACTGAAGCTGCCCAGTGTTGCCATATTTGAGGGTTTCGCCGCTAAAGAGCGAGGCCAGGCCCACGGCATTGACTAGGCCATCAACCACGTAGCGATCGAGCCAATCAGTCATGCGCGACAGCACATCCACACCCAACACAAAGGTGTTGCGGTAGAGCTTAGGGGTGTAAAAGTCGTAGGCCAGCAGGTTTTGCAGGGGCTTTTGAATCAGCTTGCCTGGGTCTTCAACCATGCGGTTGACGTAGAGCAGGGTGCCGATCGCCGCCCCGAGAATGCTGGACCAGGTGAGCAGCAGAGCCATGTCTTGGCTAATCTCAGCCCAGGTGGGCAGCAGGTTGAACTGGGCCATGACCAACGGCAGGTGCAAGGCGAAACCAGCGACGATCGCCAGCGGCAGCACAATGAACCAGATCGGCTCGGGCGATCGCATTGTCATCTGCTGGGTCTTGCCAGCAAATATCAGACCCAGCAGCCGGGCCAGGCTAAAGGCCATCAGCCAGTTCACCAGCAGCACGATCGCTACCAGCAGACCGCGATCGCTGTGCCAGAGGCCAGACACCAGCGAGAGCATGGCCCAAAACCCACCGAGGGGAGGCAGGGCCACCAGGCTAGCGGCACCCGTAATCATGGCGATCGCGGTAACGGGGCGGCGGCCCCACAGGCCGCCCATTTGGGTCAGGTCTTGGGTGGTGATATTGATAATGATCGAGCCTGCGCCCATGACCAGAGCCGCCATGCCCAGGGCATAGATCAGGGCCAGCAGCAGGGCGGCACCGGGTTGGTGAGCGCCGAGAGCGATAAACATCAGCCCCATGTAGGCACTGCTGAGGTACGAGAGCACTCGCTTAATGTCAATTTGAGCCGCAGAGATCAGCGTCGCGCCGATCGCCGTCACCGCCCCGACCGCGATGGCAAAGGCTGAGGCCGTCGACGACAGGGCAATCACGGGCTCCAACTCCACCAGCACCCAGATGCCGGTCGTCACCACCACCGAATTGCGCAAAATGGTGCTGGGCAGCGGGCCTTCCATCGCCTCATCCAGCCACAGGTGCAGAGGGAACTGGGCGCATTTACTCATCGGGCCAGCAATTAGGCCAATACCAATGAGCGTGATCAACCCAGGATCCACATTTGCGGTTTGGGCCCAGGCCGCCAGCTCCCGAAAGTCCCAGGTGTGGGCGAGAGGATAGATGGCCAGCACCGCCATCAGCAGCACCAGGTCACCGACTCGCTTTGTCAGAAACGCGTCTCGGGCTCCGGTCACCACTAAGGATTGGTTGTACCAAAAGCCCACCAGCAGATAGGTGCCCAGGGTCAAAATCTCCAGCAGCATGTAGGCAAACAGCAGCGAGTTGCACAGCACCAGGGCGCACATACCCGCCTCAAACAGCGCCATCATGGCGAAAAAGCGTCCCCAGCCCCAGTCCATCTCCAGGTAGCCCACAGCGTAGATCTGCGACAGCAGATTCAGCGTGGTAATCAGTACACAGGCCCCTAGGGTAATCAGCGAGGCCTCTAGGGGAATGGCCAAATTTAGTCCCGCCACATCCAGCCAAGAGGCAAAGAAAAACTGGGGTGACGACTTCCCCCAGAGGGCCAAGAACGCCAGCAGGCTGTGAACCAGGGCAAGGGCCGTCATCACAACGTTGATGTACCCTGCCGGGCGCGGCCCAGTGCTACGAATAAAGGCCGGTGACCAGGGAATAGTCAGCAGCGCTCCCATCAGGGGATATAGGGGAATCAGCCAGCTGGTTTGGGCAATAATTGGAGTCATAGACGAGGCATCCTCGGGCAAAAGGACAGCGAAAGCATTACCTGGCAGGGGTTGGCAGCGGTTTCAGCCCAGACACTGAGTGCCCAGGGCAGGATTGACCTTTGTCAATCAAATCGCTATCTGAATAGACTTGAGCCTATTTTCAATAGAGTTTAGCCAATGCCTAGCCCAAAAAGAAAGGGGTAAATTGATTAAATGCTATTTGATTTTTGTTCCTGATTGATAATTTTCAATAATGCTTATCTGTTTTACCCCTCGCCTCCCTCAGCTTCTCTCAAAAACATCCTGACGTCGCGATCGCTTCCCGAAAAGTAAATTAGTAGCGATGAAGCCCCCCTGACGCCCCCTCAGGCATCGCCACGCCTCAGCGGTTTTAGTCATCAGGGGAAACAACGTGGCCGATAATCATTGGTTGACAAGGGCCGAACGCGCTTTAGTTGTAGGGTCTGGCGTCGGTGCCGTGGCGTCGATTGCTGCCCAAAACATTGCTCTGGCCTCGGCACCGCTCACGGTGCTGGCGGCGGTTGGGCTACTCAACCGCACCCGTGTTGAGCAGCAGCTTGAAGAAGCCCAGGAAAAGCTCGCCCGCCAGCACCGTCAAACCGGGCACCGCCTCACCAACCTGACCAAACAGGTGACGGCTATGCCTTCGCCCGAGGCGCTGACCAACTTTCAGCGGGCGGTGATGGATCGCAACAACCACTCCTTCATCCGCTTTGCCAAGCAAATCAACGGCCTCAAAGCCCACGTTGACGAGCGACTTGAGGCGCTGCCCGTTCCTGACCTAGCTGACATCAACCAGCAGATTGCCCAGCTCCAGGAGCAGTCGGCCGCGGCCCAAGTGAGCTTCGAAAACCTCAACACTTACATGCAGCGGCTGGCCACCACGCCTCGGGTAGAAGCCGCCGAAAACAAGCTCTCCCAGGTCAAAACCGACCTGATGCAGACGCGGGTGAGCCTCGAGAACTTGCGCTCAGAAACCCGCATCCTGGTCACCAACCTGCAAGACGCTCTGGGGCAAATCGATCGCCGCTGGCAGGAGTTTCCCCAGACCAATGCCCCTGGCCAATACCGGGCTGGAATGGGGGAGGTGGTCAAGGCCATGGCTGCCCTGGTGCCCCAGTCAGAATTTAGCCGGCTAGTAGATCACGTCAAAGAATTGACTCGCCAGCAAACCCGCATAGAACAGGCCCTCACCAAAATTCCGGTGGGCACGGTAAACGGGTTGCCGGCGACACCGCCCAGCACCGCCGAGCTAGAGCGCCTGACCGCTGAGGTGCAGCATTTGCAGCAGCAGGTCAGCCGCCAGGAAACCGCTGGCCACACCCAGGAACAGGTGCAGCAGGTGGTATCGCAATACCTAGGGCAGGTGAAGGCCCAGGTGGCCCAGCTGGAGGGAGTAACGCGATCGCTCTCCGAACGGCAGCAGCAGTTCACGAGCCAGCTGGTCACCGCCCCCGACGACGCCGCAAATCGCAAAGCTCTGATGCAGCTAGCACGGCGGGTACAGCAGACCGAAACCGAGCTCAAAACCTCGCGCCAAGAGCCCGTAGCCATAGCCAAGCCGCTGCCCTTACCCCAGCCCGACTGGATCATTGACTTCCCTGTGGCCAACGCCGTGGAACCCCAGGCCATGGCCAGCCGTCACGCCCTTGAGACTGCCCTCAAAACTGCCACGCGGCGGGTGCTGCTAGTGTGGCCCTGGGCGAGCTA
This portion of the Nodosilinea sp. FACHB-141 genome encodes:
- a CDS encoding NADH-quinone oxidoreductase subunit M — translated: MLTPLLLIPLLGAIAISLWPGLPSQQARNGALIASGAALLWTLYLFTQFDLAFGGFQFHEFLPWLPALGLNYELSLDGLSLLMVALNSLITWIAIWSSNPQIERPRLFYSLMLLVSSGVAGAFVAQNLMLFFLLYEIELVPLYLLIAIWGGEKKAYAATKFLLYTALSGALMLAGFLGTVWLSGAKDFTYYAVMGHDLPMVWQGVLLGLLLVAFGIKIPLVPFHTWLPDTYVSASTPVAMMLGGVLAKLGTYGLFRFGLGLFPDAWAQFSPYLAGWAAVSVLYGAVTAIAQKDIKRMVAYSSIGHMGYVLLGGAAMTDLALTGAVSQMVSHGIILAILFHLVGVIETKVGTRELDVLNGLMNPVRGLPMVSALLVLGGMASAGIPGLVGFVTEFLVFQGSYAAYPVQTLLGVIGTGLTAVYFVILLNRTCFGRLDNAIAYFPKVTFSEKLPAYILAGLILFLGIQPNWLVKWGEPTASLMVSNIPIFTTEVVADEVIQELEVQPDGAIALPIATLPTLP
- a CDS encoding NAD(P)H-quinone oxidoreductase subunit F — translated: MTPIIAQTSWLIPLYPLMGALLTIPWSPAFIRSTGPRPAGYINVVMTALALVHSLLAFLALWGKSSPQFFFASWLDVAGLNLAIPLEASLITLGACVLITTLNLLSQIYAVGYLEMDWGWGRFFAMMALFEAGMCALVLCNSLLFAYMLLEILTLGTYLLVGFWYNQSLVVTGARDAFLTKRVGDLVLLMAVLAIYPLAHTWDFRELAAWAQTANVDPGLITLIGIGLIAGPMSKCAQFPLHLWLDEAMEGPLPSTILRNSVVVTTGIWVLVELEPVIALSSTASAFAIAVGAVTAIGATLISAAQIDIKRVLSYLSSAYMGLMFIALGAHQPGAALLLALIYALGMAALVMGAGSIIINITTQDLTQMGGLWGRRPVTAIAMITGAASLVALPPLGGFWAMLSLVSGLWHSDRGLLVAIVLLVNWLMAFSLARLLGLIFAGKTQQMTMRSPEPIWFIVLPLAIVAGFALHLPLVMAQFNLLPTWAEISQDMALLLTWSSILGAAIGTLLYVNRMVEDPGKLIQKPLQNLLAYDFYTPKLYRNTFVLGVDVLSRMTDWLDRYVVDGLVNAVGLASLFSGETLKYGNTGQLQFYVLTIALGVAGLGILMNWQALSALF
- a CDS encoding tetratricopeptide repeat protein, whose product is MADNHWLTRAERALVVGSGVGAVASIAAQNIALASAPLTVLAAVGLLNRTRVEQQLEEAQEKLARQHRQTGHRLTNLTKQVTAMPSPEALTNFQRAVMDRNNHSFIRFAKQINGLKAHVDERLEALPVPDLADINQQIAQLQEQSAAAQVSFENLNTYMQRLATTPRVEAAENKLSQVKTDLMQTRVSLENLRSETRILVTNLQDALGQIDRRWQEFPQTNAPGQYRAGMGEVVKAMAALVPQSEFSRLVDHVKELTRQQTRIEQALTKIPVGTVNGLPATPPSTAELERLTAEVQHLQQQVSRQETAGHTQEQVQQVVSQYLGQVKAQVAQLEGVTRSLSERQQQFTSQLVTAPDDAANRKALMQLARRVQQTETELKTSRQEPVAIAKPLPLPQPDWIIDFPVANAVEPQAMASRHALETALKTATRRVLLVWPWASYVTIDDSLLEQFRQLLDRGGQLEIGWCHRGDQHDGRLAWRISQRWGTESSQLQLLKASLNQLLPLRENYPDRFKFRIMGTAESYLVCDSGSSAPADTMGNTYAVVSLKALPTQSAAIPDLDAKLRTAEPAVVQALMQRFHDPAIPPGDTVAFFNRGTTRHDLRDQPGAISDYSQVINLQPDHAIALNNRGVAQLELNQVEAAEADLSEAILQNGKLFAPHCNRGWLRLEQRRYAAAIADFTQAVTLKPHLPMAYVYRGSALHKLGDFKGAVRDYSDAIACGDPIALPYCYRSAAYQSQGDQARAIADLERASAYLEAQGDRQGLSSVQRTLSRLQSMTA